The Nostoc sp. 'Lobaria pulmonaria (5183) cyanobiont' DNA window ACTGATAATATGCGGCACTAGATGACCGAGACTGCTTTCTGGACGATTGGTAATACCCAGTAGTCGCGCTTGATACTTAGATTCTTTCCCTTGACGACGTTCTTTTTCCATTGTCAAAGCTGCTAGGGTATCAGCGGTTTCACCTGATTGAGTAACACCAATAATCAAGGTGTTAGCCGTCACGGGCGATGGTGCATAGCGATACTCAGAAGCGTAATCTACCTGAGTTGAAATTCCTGCTAGTTGTTCAAGTAAATATTTACCAATTAATGCTGCGTGCCAACTGGTACCACAGGCGAGGATCTGAATTTGTTCTAAATCGTTGTATAAATCTCCAGGTAAACCAAGATTGATTGGCGATTCGGTAGATTCGGCTGGATTAAAGTAAGCGTCTAAACTAGCTCTTACTACCCCTGGTTGCTCATGAATTTCTTTGAGCATGAAGTGTTTGAAACCCTGCTTTTCTACCATTGCAGGATTGAAATTGAGCAGCCGGGGTTGTTTTTTCAGCCTGTCGCCAGCAAAATTGTAAATCTCAACGCCCAAAGGTGTGAGGCGAGCAATTTCGCCATTTTCCAGAGGTAGCACTGCACGGGTGTAGGCAACGATCGCTGGCGTGTCAGACGCACAAAATAACTCCCCTTGCCCAAAACCAATTACTAAAGGTGCTTGTTGGCGGACAACAATCAATTCATCGGGGTAGTCAGCAGAAATAACTGCGATCGCAAATGCTCCTTTTAGGTGATTAACGGCTTGGCGAATTGCCTCTAGGAAGGGAGATGAGGAAGATGAAGGAGGAAAATTCTTTAAAAATTCAGCTATTAAATGAGGAATAACTTCGGTATCGGTTTCAGAACGAAATTCGTGTCCTTTTGCTTTGAGTTCCTCGCGTAACTCGCGGTAGTTTTCGATAATGCCATTTTGCACCACAGCCACTCGCTTTGCTGTATCCAAATGGGGATGGGCGTTGTATTCTTCTGGTTTACCATGAGTTGCCCAGCGTGTATGACCAATACCAATTGGGGCAGGAGTTTCTATTTGTTCCAGTTTAGAACGCAGGTTATGAAGTTTACCCTTTGCCCGCACACAATTTACCTCACCTTCCCAAACAGTGGCGATTCCAGCCGAATCGTAGCCCCTGTACTCTAGTTTCTCCAGTCCAGCCAGTAAAATGTCTGTCGCCGCTTGAGTGCCTATATATCCAACAATTCCGCACATTCTTCACGCCACTTTTTTTCAGGATGATTAAATCCAGTATAGTAGATAGCATAAAGTGGACATTTTGCAAAGAAAAAAGGGAGTATTTTACTCCCTCTACCACTAGGTATTGTTATGGATTTTAGGGTTTTGACAGCGGATTCCCCGTCAGGTCAAAAGCTGACGGTACAAATACGGCTTCTAAGATTTATACCAATTCTCTAAAATAAGGCAACAGATGTAAGCCAGAAAGCCTTGCTGCATCTAAATTTCTCTATTGCGTTAGCGCAGCGTTAGCGAGTCCGCGAGCGTCATTGCGAATTGCGAATTGCGAATTGGTATTAGATACCTAGAGATTGTATCCGCTTAAAACATCCTCTAAAGGTGCTTGCTATTGAGACATTTAAAAGTCTTGAGTGCCGAGTTCCAAGTTCCAAGTGAAGAATCAAAAAATTGTATTTTTGATTTACTTCTTTTGTCTCAGCACTCAGCACTCGGCACTCAGCTTTTTAGTAAGCTAGACCCATACTGCGAGTTGTTTCAGCGCCCAGGTAAACCCGGATGCTCAAAAAGTCGGTGGGACAAGCGGTTTCGCAACGCTTACAGCCTACGCAGTCTTCTGTACGGGGTGAAGAGGCAATTTGAGCAGCTTTACAGCCATCCCAAGGAACCATCTCAAGTACATCAGTTGGGCAAGCGCGGACGCATTGGGTGCAGCCAATGCAGGTATCGTAGATTTTTACAGAATGAGACATTGAATAAACGGCTCCTTTCGAGTGTTCTTCTCTGCGAAAGAATCATAATCAACGCATAGTCTACCGCAGTGATTGATAGGCCGTAATCAAAAGGCTACATAACTTCAAACAATGTAATAAGCACGCTTGATATTTGTTTTTGCGAGATTGTCCCTATTGACTGATAATCAGCAACGTCATCAGAGCGTATTTACCACAGTGGTATACCATAATGGGGGTTAATCGTAAAGATAGATGAAACAAAATTAAAAGTGAATCAGGAAATCTCCTAATTTTAATTATGGGGATTTTGGCTAATAATCTGATTTTGCGATCGCCACTTCCCTGTGCAAACAAAAGCAGTTCGGCAATTTATATTACGCAAAAGCAGTTTTATTACTGAATAAAACTGCTTTTGCTATGTAAATGATTGATTTACAGACTGCGATCGCTCACCGATAACTCGTATATTTAACTTTTTAGGTTTGACAATTTCATAATATTTACTTTTATATATCAGAGTATTTCAGAAATTGCAAATTCATCATTTATCGCAGCAATTTTTGTTTCAATCTTTGGCTCAATAGCCGTCACTTGCAGTTGTTCCTCTAGATTATTAGCATCAGCTAATTTATCTTTTACATACTCCCTTTCTCGGA harbors:
- the glmS gene encoding glutamine--fructose-6-phosphate transaminase (isomerizing) yields the protein MCGIVGYIGTQAATDILLAGLEKLEYRGYDSAGIATVWEGEVNCVRAKGKLHNLRSKLEQIETPAPIGIGHTRWATHGKPEEYNAHPHLDTAKRVAVVQNGIIENYRELREELKAKGHEFRSETDTEVIPHLIAEFLKNFPPSSSSSPFLEAIRQAVNHLKGAFAIAVISADYPDELIVVRQQAPLVIGFGQGELFCASDTPAIVAYTRAVLPLENGEIARLTPLGVEIYNFAGDRLKKQPRLLNFNPAMVEKQGFKHFMLKEIHEQPGVVRASLDAYFNPAESTESPINLGLPGDLYNDLEQIQILACGTSWHAALIGKYLLEQLAGISTQVDYASEYRYAPSPVTANTLIIGVTQSGETADTLAALTMEKERRQGKESKYQARLLGITNRPESSLGHLVPHIISTLAGIEIGVAATKTFTAQLMAFYALALDLAARRQTVSKDILEKIINGLRQIPKEIEATLESQERLTEQLAHEFAETKDFIFIGRGINFPIALEGALKLKEISYIHAEGYPAGEMKHGPIALLDAKVPVVAIAIPGSVYEKVISNAQEAKARDSRLIGVTPVNDGEAAEIFNDLLPISHVEELLSPILTVVPLQLLAYHIAARRGLDVDQPRNLAKSVTVE
- the psaC gene encoding photosystem I iron-sulfur center protein PsaC, with product MSHSVKIYDTCIGCTQCVRACPTDVLEMVPWDGCKAAQIASSPRTEDCVGCKRCETACPTDFLSIRVYLGAETTRSMGLAY